One genomic region from SAR92 clade bacterium H455 encodes:
- a CDS encoding 2-oxoglutarate dehydrogenase E1 component, which produces MPEGPMEHFLRSSHFSGGNAAYIEDLYDTYLHDRNAVPEQWSSFFDTLPRTNGSTAPDISHATIVQHFELLGRRQARPTPAPGSGGIHLEHERKQVKVVQLISSYRFRGHQKANLDPLGLMVREHVPDLDLHFHGLTDADLDTTFQTGPLYFGKQEATLREIVESLEETYCGSLGAEFMHITSFSEKQWLAQRFESVRSKPTYGDEARVDVLNRLTAAEGLEKHLDSKYPGTKRFGLEGGESLIPLLDCLVRRAGEYGGKEIVMAMAHRGRLNVLVNILGKNPAELFEEFEGKRLVNTSGDVKYHQGFSSNVMTPGGEVHMALGFNPSHLEISCPVVVGSGRARQDRREDKTGEKVVPILMHGDAAFAGQGVVMETFQLSQTRAYKTGGTIHIVINNQVGFTTSRQEDARSTEYCTDIAKMVQAPILHVNGDNPDAVMFAAMLATDYRYEFGKDVVIDLVCYRRRGHNETDEPSSTQPLMYDVIRKHSTTRELYSQKLVSEGVVTQDQANEMSNDYRSQLDKGEFVVHNLVREPDTSLFVDWEPYLGHDWRTPANTGLELKDLQSVAAKIIDIPDGIKVQRQVSKIYDDRRKMAGGALPLNWGMAELLAYGTLLEEGYPIRFTGQDVRRGTFSHRHAVVFNQKDGEAYLPLAHLSDDQPKFDIYDSVLSEEAVLAFEYGYATTAPKGLIIWEAQFGDFANGAQVVIDQFIASGEHKWGRLSGLTMLLPHGFEGQGPEHSSARLERFLQLCAEHNMQVVNPTTPAQIFHLLRRQAIRPMRRPLIIMSPKWILRHKLATSSLEELAGGKFLDVIAEKELNAEKVTRLVLCSGKVYYHLLEERIARGIDNIALVRIEQLYPFPDIELEEVLKPYTKLKDVIWCQEEPMNQGAWYSSQHHMRHVLQGIDPMLHLRYVGRASSAAPACGYMSAHLEEQKQFIDEALAPDA; this is translated from the coding sequence CGCCCGACGCCAGCTCCAGGCTCCGGTGGTATTCACCTTGAGCACGAGCGCAAGCAAGTTAAAGTTGTTCAGTTAATCAGCTCCTACCGCTTTCGCGGGCATCAAAAGGCCAACCTCGATCCCCTGGGATTGATGGTTCGCGAGCATGTGCCCGACTTGGATCTGCATTTTCACGGCCTCACAGACGCTGACTTGGATACCACATTCCAGACTGGCCCGCTGTACTTTGGCAAGCAAGAAGCGACATTGCGTGAAATAGTTGAATCCTTAGAGGAGACTTACTGTGGCTCCCTTGGCGCCGAGTTTATGCACATCACCTCTTTTTCCGAAAAGCAGTGGCTGGCCCAGCGCTTTGAAAGTGTGCGCTCCAAGCCTACCTACGGTGACGAGGCGCGAGTTGATGTACTCAACCGTCTAACCGCTGCTGAAGGTCTGGAAAAGCATCTTGACTCAAAATATCCCGGCACCAAGCGCTTTGGTCTCGAGGGTGGCGAAAGTCTTATTCCTCTGCTCGATTGCCTGGTGCGTCGCGCCGGTGAGTATGGCGGCAAAGAAATTGTTATGGCCATGGCCCATCGCGGTCGCCTTAACGTGCTGGTGAATATTCTCGGCAAAAATCCCGCAGAACTGTTTGAAGAATTTGAAGGCAAGCGTCTGGTCAATACCTCAGGGGATGTGAAATATCACCAGGGCTTTTCATCCAATGTGATGACACCCGGTGGTGAAGTACACATGGCGCTGGGCTTTAATCCCTCGCACCTCGAGATATCCTGCCCCGTTGTGGTCGGCTCTGGCCGCGCCCGTCAAGATCGCCGTGAGGACAAAACCGGTGAGAAAGTAGTACCCATTCTGATGCACGGTGATGCAGCATTTGCTGGTCAGGGTGTGGTTATGGAAACTTTTCAGCTATCCCAGACCCGTGCCTACAAGACTGGCGGCACGATTCATATTGTGATCAACAATCAGGTCGGCTTTACCACTAGTCGTCAGGAAGATGCTCGTTCAACGGAATACTGTACCGATATTGCCAAGATGGTTCAGGCGCCGATTCTCCATGTCAATGGCGATAACCCAGACGCGGTGATGTTCGCGGCCATGCTGGCCACTGACTACCGCTATGAGTTTGGTAAAGATGTGGTTATCGATTTGGTCTGTTACCGCCGTCGCGGTCATAACGAAACCGATGAGCCGTCTTCGACTCAGCCATTGATGTATGACGTGATTCGCAAGCACTCAACCACTCGTGAGCTGTACTCGCAGAAGCTGGTTTCTGAAGGTGTGGTTACCCAAGATCAAGCCAATGAAATGTCCAACGATTATCGCTCTCAATTAGATAAGGGCGAGTTTGTCGTCCACAATCTGGTTCGCGAGCCGGACACTAGCTTGTTTGTCGACTGGGAGCCCTACCTCGGCCACGACTGGCGCACCCCGGCCAATACTGGTTTGGAGCTCAAAGACCTGCAGTCTGTCGCCGCCAAGATTATCGATATTCCCGATGGTATAAAAGTACAGCGCCAGGTCAGCAAAATTTACGATGATCGCCGCAAGATGGCCGGTGGCGCACTGCCGCTGAACTGGGGCATGGCTGAATTGCTTGCCTACGGTACGCTGTTGGAGGAGGGGTATCCGATCCGCTTTACCGGCCAGGATGTTCGCCGCGGTACATTCTCCCATCGCCACGCAGTAGTGTTTAACCAGAAAGATGGTGAGGCCTATTTGCCTCTTGCCCATCTTTCCGACGATCAGCCGAAGTTCGATATCTATGACTCGGTATTATCTGAAGAAGCGGTACTGGCCTTTGAATATGGCTACGCCACTACAGCACCTAAGGGTTTGATTATCTGGGAAGCGCAGTTTGGTGATTTTGCCAATGGCGCACAGGTGGTTATCGATCAGTTTATCGCCAGTGGCGAGCACAAGTGGGGTCGTCTCTCTGGTCTGACTATGCTGCTGCCTCACGGCTTTGAAGGGCAGGGTCCAGAGCACTCCTCTGCACGCCTCGAGCGCTTCCTGCAACTCTGTGCTGAGCACAATATGCAGGTGGTGAACCCCACGACCCCAGCACAGATATTCCATCTGCTGCGCCGCCAAGCGATTCGTCCCATGCGTCGTCCGCTGATTATTATGAGTCCCAAGTGGATTCTGCGTCACAAGCTTGCAACGTCTTCCCTGGAAGAGTTGGCCGGTGGTAAGTTCTTGGATGTGATTGCGGAGAAAGAGCTGAATGCGGAAAAGGTTACTCGCCTGGTGCTCTGCTCCGGCAAGGTTTACTACCACCTGCTAGAAGAGCGTATAGCACGCGGCATAGACAACATTGCTCTGGTACGCATTGAGCAGCTGTATCCCTTCCCAGATATCGAGTTGGAAGAGGTATTGAAACCCTATACTAAGCTTAAAGATGTTATCTGGTGTCAGGAAGAGCCGATGAATCAGGGCGCCTGGTATAGCAGTCAGCACCATATGCGTCATGTGCTGCAGGGTATAGATCCAATGCTCCACCTGCGTTATGTAGGTCGTGCCAGCTCGGCTGCACCGGCTTGTGGTTATATGTCTGCGCACTTGGAAGAACAAAAACAATTTATTGATGAAGCTCTCGCGCCAGACGCGTAG
- the odhB gene encoding 2-oxoglutarate dehydrogenase complex dihydrolipoyllysine-residue succinyltransferase → MATEIKAPTFPESVQEGSLATWHKQVGETVKRDELLVDIETDKVVLEVVAPAAGVLAEILKAEGDIVLSNEVIARIEEGAEASAPTAAAAEAVAEAPEATESGGLINPAARKLAEERSIDVAQIVGTGKGGRITKEDVVNYKAPVAASVVAAPTAVAEQVLEVGDRVERRVPMTRMRSRIAERLLEVTQTTASLTTFNEVDMTALMDLRKQYKEEFTKIHNGMRLGFMGFFVKAAVEALKRFPSVNASIDGSDIVYHGYQDVGVAVSTDRGLVVPVLRNAENMSIANIENGIYDYAMKARDGKLTIDEMTGGTFTITNGGVYGSLISTPIINPPQSAILGMHKIQERPVAVNGEVVIRPMMYLAMSYDHRLIDGKGAVQFLVTMKELLEDPAKILLEI, encoded by the coding sequence ATGGCCACTGAAATTAAGGCACCGACATTCCCGGAATCTGTTCAAGAAGGTTCGCTGGCAACTTGGCACAAACAGGTTGGCGAAACGGTTAAGCGCGACGAGCTATTGGTTGATATCGAGACCGACAAAGTTGTCTTGGAAGTTGTAGCTCCAGCCGCTGGTGTGTTGGCAGAAATTTTAAAAGCTGAGGGCGACATAGTGCTCAGCAATGAAGTGATTGCGCGTATTGAAGAGGGTGCTGAGGCATCTGCTCCAACTGCAGCCGCCGCTGAAGCCGTTGCTGAAGCCCCAGAGGCCACTGAATCTGGCGGATTGATCAACCCAGCCGCGCGCAAGCTCGCTGAAGAGCGCAGTATAGATGTGGCTCAGATTGTCGGCACAGGTAAAGGTGGGCGCATCACTAAAGAAGATGTAGTCAACTACAAGGCGCCGGTCGCTGCTTCAGTAGTCGCTGCACCTACAGCGGTTGCTGAACAAGTGTTGGAAGTGGGCGATCGAGTTGAGCGCCGTGTACCTATGACCCGCATGCGTTCACGCATTGCTGAGCGTCTATTGGAAGTCACGCAAACTACTGCATCACTGACCACCTTTAACGAAGTGGATATGACCGCGTTGATGGATCTGCGCAAGCAATACAAAGAAGAGTTCACCAAGATACACAACGGCATGCGTCTGGGCTTTATGGGCTTCTTTGTCAAGGCTGCAGTTGAAGCGCTGAAGCGCTTTCCATCGGTAAATGCCTCAATCGACGGCAGCGACATTGTCTATCACGGCTATCAGGATGTGGGTGTAGCTGTTTCCACTGATCGTGGTCTGGTGGTTCCCGTGTTGCGCAACGCTGAGAATATGAGCATCGCCAATATTGAAAATGGTATTTATGACTACGCTATGAAAGCTCGCGATGGCAAATTGACCATCGACGAGATGACCGGCGGAACATTCACAATCACCAATGGTGGTGTCTACGGTTCACTGATCTCAACGCCGATTATCAATCCACCACAGTCTGCGATATTGGGTATGCACAAGATTCAGGAGCGCCCAGTAGCGGTTAATGGTGAAGTAGTGATTCGCCCCATGATGTACTTGGCCATGTCTTACGACCACCGTTTAATTGACGGCAAGGGCGCAGTGCAGTTCCTGGTTACCATGAAGGAATTGCTTGAAGATCCAGCTAAGATACTGCTTGAAATATAA